In one Penaeus monodon isolate SGIC_2016 chromosome 20, NSTDA_Pmon_1, whole genome shotgun sequence genomic region, the following are encoded:
- the LOC119585941 gene encoding histone chaperone ASF1-like codes for MEKNLLGLDVINSNCAILDLCNFKLAFHEYVPDLPLSVPRTTVNVEGQDTELKVDTGCEPVIIGPLSLAKQLYLHLVPMDIEILGVGYTTSVKYVAKDLCIKGNGQMIHCRYTVSPEETPEWSSGSYIGVKLFYGTQMQFNPDGTFEYEFIVKENWAVSQRRKNMAMAEESKNKESKEEKDQQSDEDEHVATEEAAEGEAAEDEAAEGEAAELHQD; via the coding sequence ATGGAAAAAAACCTTCTGGGCCTCGATGTCATCAACTCTAACTGTGCCATATTAGATTTGTGCAATTTTAAACTCGCCTTCCATGAGTACGTTCCAGATCTCCCTCTAAGTGTTCCCAGGACAACAGTGAATGTTGAAGGCCAAGACACAGAATTGAAGGTCGACACAGGCTGCGAACCTGTCATAATAGGGCCCCTGAGTTTAGCGAAGCAACTATATCTACATTTGGTACCTATGGATATAGAAATCTTAGGGGTTGGATATACAACCTCCGTTAAATACGTAGCCAAAGACCTGTGCATTAAGGGGAATGGCCAGATGATTCACTGCAGGTACACAGTGTCACCCGAAGAGACCCCGGAGTGGAGTTCAGGTTCCTATATTGGAGTAAAACTCTTTTATGGAACCCAGATGCAGTTTAACCCGGACGGCACGTTTGAATATGAGTTCATTGTCAAAGAAAATTGGGCAGTATCGCAACGCAGGAAAAACATGGCAATGGCCGAGGAAAGCAAGAATAAGGAaagtaaggaggagaaggaccAGCAATCCGACGAAGATGAACACGTCGCCACCGAGGAGGCTGCAGAAGGCGAGGCTGCAGAAGACGAGGCTGCAGAAGGCGAGGCTGCAGAACTCCATCAGGACTGA